In Passer domesticus isolate bPasDom1 chromosome 32, bPasDom1.hap1, whole genome shotgun sequence, the following are encoded in one genomic region:
- the CCT3 gene encoding T-complex protein 1 subunit gamma, which yields MMGPRPVLVLSQNTKRESGRKVQTGNITAAKTIADIIRTCLGPRAMMKMLLDPMGGIVMTNDGNAILREIQVQHPAAKSMIEISRTQDEEVGDGTTSVIILAGEMLSVAEHFLEQQMHPTVIIWAYRKALDDMISILKKIGTPVDVNNKEMMLKIIKSAINTKAINRWSDLACSIALDAVKTVEFEENGRKEIDIKKYAKVEKIPGGFSEDSCVLRGIMVNKDVTHPRMRRLIKNPRIVLLDCSLEYKKGESQTDIEITREEDFARILQMEEEYIQQMCEDLIRVKPDLVITEKGVSDLAQHYLMRANITAIRRVRKTDNNRIARACGARIVSRTDELREEDVGTGARLFEVKKIGDEYFAFITDCKDPKACTIILRGASKEILAEVERNLQDAMQVCRNVLMDPQLVPGGGATEMAVAHALTERSKGMTGVEQWPYRAVAQALEVIPRTLIQNCGASTIRVLTSLRAKHTQEGSQTWGVNGETGALVDMKELGIWEPLAVKLQTYKTAVETAVLLLRIDDIVSGHKKKGDNQSKQSAAPEAAQE from the exons ATGATGGGCCCGCGCCCCGTCCTGGTGCTCA GTCAGAACACAAAACGTGAGTCTGGAAGGAAAGTCCAGACAGGAAACATCACTGCTGCAAAG ACCATTGCTGACATTATCCGAACATGTCTGGGCCCGAGAGCAATGATGAAG ATGCTTTTGGACCCCATGGGTGGGATTGTGATGACCAACGATGGCAATGCTATCCTTAGAGAA ATTCAAGTCCAGCATCCAGCTGCAAAATCGATGATCGAGATCAGCCGCACTCAGGATGAAGAGGTTGGAGATGGGACCACGTCTGTCATTATTCTTG ctggaGAGATGCTCTCTGTTGCTGAACACTTCCTTGAGCAGCAGATGCACCCAACTGTGATCATCTGGGCTTACCGTAAGGCTCTCGATGACATGATCAGTATTCTGAAGAAAATTGG CACTCCAGTGGATGTGAACAATAAAGAGATGATGCTTAAAATAATTAAGAGTGCAATAAACACCAAGGCAATAAACCGCTGGTCTGACTTGGCCTGCAGCATTGCTCTTGATGCTGTTAAGACTGTGGAGTTTGAAGAAAATGGCAGAAAAGAAattgatattaaaaaatatgcaaaagtAGAAAAG ATTCCAGGTGGTTTCAGCGAAGACTCGTGTGTCCTGCGTGGGATTATGGTGAATAAAGATGTGACCCATCCCAGAATGCGCCGCCTCATCAAGAATCCGCGCATCGTCCTTCTGGATTGTTCTCTGGAGTACAAGAAAGGAGAGAGCCAG ACTGACATTGAAATTACTCGGGAGGAAGACTTTGCCCGGATCCTGCAGATGGAGGAGGAGTATATCCAGCAGATGTGTGAGGATCTGATAAGAGTCAAGCCAGATCTGGTCATCACAGAAAAAGGAGTTTCTG ACCTGGCCCAGCACTACCTGATGAGAGCCAACATCACCGCCATCCGCAGGGTGAGGAAGACTGACAACAACAGGATTGCCAG GGCCTGCGGAGCTCGCATCGTCAGTCGCACCGATGAGCTCCGGGAGGAGGATGTGGGAACTGGTGCCAGGCTCTTTGAAGTGAAAAAAATAGGAGATGAGTATTTTGCCTTCATCACTGATTGCAAAGATCCTAAGGCTTGCACCATCATCCTCAGGGGAGCCAGCAAGGAAATCCTAGCG GAGGTGGAGCGCAACCTGCAGGACGCCATGCAGGTGTGCCGCAACGTGCTCATGGACCCGCAGCTGGTGCCCGGCGGGGGAGCCACCGAAATGGCCGTTGCCCACGCGCTGACAGAGAGGTCCAAGGGCATGACAGGAGTGGAGCAGTGGCCCTACCGTGCAGtggcccaggctctggaagTCATCCCCCGGACGCTGATCCAGAACTGCGGCGCTAGCACAATCCGTGTTCTGACCTCGCTCAGG GCCAAGCACACTCAGGAAGGCAGCCAGACGTGGGGTGTGAATGGGGAGACTGGAGCCCTGGTTGACATGAAGGAGCTGGGGATCTGGGAGCCCTTGGCTGTCAAACTTCAGACCTACAAAACAGCCGTGGAG ACTGCTGTCctcctcctgcgtattgacgaCATCGTTTCGGGGCACAAAAAGAAGGGTGACAACCAAAGCAAGCAGTCTGCAGCAccagaggcagcccaggagTGA
- the LOC135288132 gene encoding cilia- and flagella-associated protein 45-like isoform X2: MAAGTAGTGPRSLRARGASRRSLLARRLQLSPPGFQPQVTGSRDPVVISEDVPKPPRELLPFKPKLKTIQVITKDLIQELIIPQEKPQPCLIIGEKEYQRIKESARALTELERWDRLKTLRARQDAAFEALKKAQNEEQRKAELEDKRDCQKDVEEELQQEEQKLLQRAMRMRLEQEEDVRELNALFLNAKCNMIRDKQVLEKRMIHKELEEEEKRLDKMMEMEREKGMEVQEELERQRKQELMRARQDIVKQMEQNAEERALRAEELYQEGQRQLERLEQMKREDQKAWEQKQERLKQIHADIKRFNMESQRLKDQQREQERLEDERVLEQQRQKAEREATLEAEQQQLRLEKEKELARLRATQERAQAWQAERDALRAKRNQEVADREWRRRELEKARKKAELEQQLKQDQLEQVAQKEQYLAMQVQQDRQEFQRVLRAHQEQLQREKLEQEQRELRQRAHAADLRRQIQELQQQRQRQRAAFIEEGRQQQQEVQQRSQRLAHFRQQKLQEFRATGIPDKYFAQVERRARSRASRAPS, encoded by the exons ATGGCAGCCGGCACTGCCGGCACAGGACCGCGGTCCCTCCGTGCCCGGGGCGCCTCCCGGAGGTCCCTCCTCGCCCGTCGTCTCCAGCTTTCACCGCCAGGATTTCAGCCT CAGGTCACGGGCTCCAGAGACCCTGTGGTGATCTCTGAGGATGTGCCAAAACCTCCTCGAGAGCTGCTCCCCTTCAAGCCCAAGCTCAAGACCATCCAAGTCATCACCAAGGACCTGATCCAGGAGCTCAT caTTCCCCAGGAGAAGCCCCAACCGTGTCTCATCATTGGGGAAAAGGAATACCAGAGGATCAAGGAATCAGCTCGAGCCCTGACTGAGCTGGAGCGTTGGGACAGGCTGAAGACCCTGAGAGCCAGACAGGACGCTGCTTTC GAAGCCCTGAAAAAGGCCCAGAAtgaggagcagagaaaggcagagctggaggacaAGAGGGACTGTCAGAAAGAtgtggaggaggagctgcagcaggaggagcagaagctgctgcagcGGGCGATGAGGatgaggctggagcaggaggaagacgTGCGGGAGCTGAACGCG ctgttcctcaatGCCAAGTGCAACATGATCCGGGACAAGCAAGTCCTGGAGAAGCGGATGATCCACAAGGaactggaggaggaggagaagcgcCTGGACAAGATGATGGAAATGGAGCGGGAGAAAGGCATGGAGgtccaggaggagctggagcgcCAGAGGAAGCAGGAGCTGATGAG AGCCCGGCAGGACATTGTGAAACAGATGGAGCAGAATGCAGAGGAGCGGGCACTGAGGGCTGAGGAGCTGTACCAGGAGGgccagaggcagctggagcGACTGGAGCAGATGAAGAGGGAGGATCAGAAG GCCTGGGAGCAGAAACAGGAGCGACTAAAGCAAATCCATGCCGATATTAAACGTTTCAACATGGAGAGCCAGAGGCTGAAGGATCaacagagggagcaggagaggctggaggACGAGCGGGTGCTGGAGCAGCAACGGCAGAAGGCT GAGCGCGAGGCCACCTTGGAGGCGGAGCAGCAACAACTGCgcctggagaaggagaaggagctggccCGGCTCAGAGCCACACAGGAGCGGGCCCAGGCCTGGCAGGCAGAGCGG GATGCTCTGAGGGCCAAGAGGAACCAAGAGGTCGCAGACCGGGAATGGCGGCGGCGGGAGCTGGAGAAGGCGCGGAagaaggctgagctggagcagcagctgaagcaggaccagctggagcaggtggcCCAAAAGGAGCAGTACCTGGCCATGCAGGTGCAGCAAGACCGCCAGGAATTCCAGAGGGTGCTCAG GGCCcatcaggagcagctgcagcgggagaagctggagcaggagcagagggagctccGGCAGCGTGCCCATGCCGCAGATCTCCGGCGGCagatccaggagctgcagcagcagcggcagcggcagcgggcggcCTTCATTGAGGAGggccggcagcagcagcaggaggtccAGCAGCGCAGCCAGCGCCTCGCCCACTTCAGgcagcagaagctgcaggaGTTCAG AGCCACGGGAATTCCTGACAAGTATTTTGCCCAGGTGGAGCGCAGGGCCCGGAGCCGAGCCAGCAGAGCCCCCTCCtag
- the LOC135288132 gene encoding cilia- and flagella-associated protein 45-like isoform X1, translating to MATVALSQSEQTRPGRRSHRVVTVGSRTAGQHRQPPRWQPALPAQDRGPSVPGAPPGGPSSPVVSSFHRQDFSLSVPNSPPGSPDPHAPQDVQLLPLSLCPLWTCPPHPMAGPGRGPELLLGSLDGERVLGPPNFSFQQVTGSRDPVVISEDVPKPPRELLPFKPKLKTIQVITKDLIQELIIPQEKPQPCLIIGEKEYQRIKESARALTELERWDRLKTLRARQDAAFEALKKAQNEEQRKAELEDKRDCQKDVEEELQQEEQKLLQRAMRMRLEQEEDVRELNALFLNAKCNMIRDKQVLEKRMIHKELEEEEKRLDKMMEMEREKGMEVQEELERQRKQELMRARQDIVKQMEQNAEERALRAEELYQEGQRQLERLEQMKREDQKAWEQKQERLKQIHADIKRFNMESQRLKDQQREQERLEDERVLEQQRQKAEREATLEAEQQQLRLEKEKELARLRATQERAQAWQAERDALRAKRNQEVADREWRRRELEKARKKAELEQQLKQDQLEQVAQKEQYLAMQVQQDRQEFQRVLRAHQEQLQREKLEQEQRELRQRAHAADLRRQIQELQQQRQRQRAAFIEEGRQQQQEVQQRSQRLAHFRQQKLQEFRATGIPDKYFAQVERRARSRASRAPS from the exons ATGGCGACAGTGGCACTGTCGCAGTCAGAGCAGACACGTCCCGGCCGTCGGTCCCACCGCGTTGTGACAGTGGGCtccaggacagcaggacagcaCCGACAGCCCCCGCGATGGCAGCCGGCACTGCCGGCACAGGACCGCGGTCCCTCCGTGCCCGGGGCGCCTCCCGGAGGTCCCTCCTCGCCCGTCGTCTCCAGCTTTCACCGCCAGGATTTCAGCCTGTCCGTCCCGAATTCTCCCCCGGGCTCCCCAGACCCCCACGCCCCGCAGGATGTCCAGCTCCTCccgctgtccctctgtcccctctggaCGTGCCCCCCACACCCCATGGCTGGTCCTGGCAGAggcccagagctcctgctgggatcccTCGATGGGGAGAGGGTTTTGGGTCCCCCAAACTTTTCTTTTCAGCAGGTCACGGGCTCCAGAGACCCTGTGGTGATCTCTGAGGATGTGCCAAAACCTCCTCGAGAGCTGCTCCCCTTCAAGCCCAAGCTCAAGACCATCCAAGTCATCACCAAGGACCTGATCCAGGAGCTCAT caTTCCCCAGGAGAAGCCCCAACCGTGTCTCATCATTGGGGAAAAGGAATACCAGAGGATCAAGGAATCAGCTCGAGCCCTGACTGAGCTGGAGCGTTGGGACAGGCTGAAGACCCTGAGAGCCAGACAGGACGCTGCTTTC GAAGCCCTGAAAAAGGCCCAGAAtgaggagcagagaaaggcagagctggaggacaAGAGGGACTGTCAGAAAGAtgtggaggaggagctgcagcaggaggagcagaagctgctgcagcGGGCGATGAGGatgaggctggagcaggaggaagacgTGCGGGAGCTGAACGCG ctgttcctcaatGCCAAGTGCAACATGATCCGGGACAAGCAAGTCCTGGAGAAGCGGATGATCCACAAGGaactggaggaggaggagaagcgcCTGGACAAGATGATGGAAATGGAGCGGGAGAAAGGCATGGAGgtccaggaggagctggagcgcCAGAGGAAGCAGGAGCTGATGAG AGCCCGGCAGGACATTGTGAAACAGATGGAGCAGAATGCAGAGGAGCGGGCACTGAGGGCTGAGGAGCTGTACCAGGAGGgccagaggcagctggagcGACTGGAGCAGATGAAGAGGGAGGATCAGAAG GCCTGGGAGCAGAAACAGGAGCGACTAAAGCAAATCCATGCCGATATTAAACGTTTCAACATGGAGAGCCAGAGGCTGAAGGATCaacagagggagcaggagaggctggaggACGAGCGGGTGCTGGAGCAGCAACGGCAGAAGGCT GAGCGCGAGGCCACCTTGGAGGCGGAGCAGCAACAACTGCgcctggagaaggagaaggagctggccCGGCTCAGAGCCACACAGGAGCGGGCCCAGGCCTGGCAGGCAGAGCGG GATGCTCTGAGGGCCAAGAGGAACCAAGAGGTCGCAGACCGGGAATGGCGGCGGCGGGAGCTGGAGAAGGCGCGGAagaaggctgagctggagcagcagctgaagcaggaccagctggagcaggtggcCCAAAAGGAGCAGTACCTGGCCATGCAGGTGCAGCAAGACCGCCAGGAATTCCAGAGGGTGCTCAG GGCCcatcaggagcagctgcagcgggagaagctggagcaggagcagagggagctccGGCAGCGTGCCCATGCCGCAGATCTCCGGCGGCagatccaggagctgcagcagcagcggcagcggcagcgggcggcCTTCATTGAGGAGggccggcagcagcagcaggaggtccAGCAGCGCAGCCAGCGCCTCGCCCACTTCAGgcagcagaagctgcaggaGTTCAG AGCCACGGGAATTCCTGACAAGTATTTTGCCCAGGTGGAGCGCAGGGCCCGGAGCCGAGCCAGCAGAGCCCCCTCCtag
- the LOC135288132 gene encoding cilia- and flagella-associated protein 45-like isoform X3 → MAAGTAGTGPRSLRARGASRRSLLARRLQLSPPGFQPVTGSRDPVVISEDVPKPPRELLPFKPKLKTIQVITKDLIQELIIPQEKPQPCLIIGEKEYQRIKESARALTELERWDRLKTLRARQDAAFEALKKAQNEEQRKAELEDKRDCQKDVEEELQQEEQKLLQRAMRMRLEQEEDVRELNALFLNAKCNMIRDKQVLEKRMIHKELEEEEKRLDKMMEMEREKGMEVQEELERQRKQELMRARQDIVKQMEQNAEERALRAEELYQEGQRQLERLEQMKREDQKAWEQKQERLKQIHADIKRFNMESQRLKDQQREQERLEDERVLEQQRQKAEREATLEAEQQQLRLEKEKELARLRATQERAQAWQAERDALRAKRNQEVADREWRRRELEKARKKAELEQQLKQDQLEQVAQKEQYLAMQVQQDRQEFQRVLRAHQEQLQREKLEQEQRELRQRAHAADLRRQIQELQQQRQRQRAAFIEEGRQQQQEVQQRSQRLAHFRQQKLQEFRATGIPDKYFAQVERRARSRASRAPS, encoded by the exons ATGGCAGCCGGCACTGCCGGCACAGGACCGCGGTCCCTCCGTGCCCGGGGCGCCTCCCGGAGGTCCCTCCTCGCCCGTCGTCTCCAGCTTTCACCGCCAGGATTTCAGCCT GTCACGGGCTCCAGAGACCCTGTGGTGATCTCTGAGGATGTGCCAAAACCTCCTCGAGAGCTGCTCCCCTTCAAGCCCAAGCTCAAGACCATCCAAGTCATCACCAAGGACCTGATCCAGGAGCTCAT caTTCCCCAGGAGAAGCCCCAACCGTGTCTCATCATTGGGGAAAAGGAATACCAGAGGATCAAGGAATCAGCTCGAGCCCTGACTGAGCTGGAGCGTTGGGACAGGCTGAAGACCCTGAGAGCCAGACAGGACGCTGCTTTC GAAGCCCTGAAAAAGGCCCAGAAtgaggagcagagaaaggcagagctggaggacaAGAGGGACTGTCAGAAAGAtgtggaggaggagctgcagcaggaggagcagaagctgctgcagcGGGCGATGAGGatgaggctggagcaggaggaagacgTGCGGGAGCTGAACGCG ctgttcctcaatGCCAAGTGCAACATGATCCGGGACAAGCAAGTCCTGGAGAAGCGGATGATCCACAAGGaactggaggaggaggagaagcgcCTGGACAAGATGATGGAAATGGAGCGGGAGAAAGGCATGGAGgtccaggaggagctggagcgcCAGAGGAAGCAGGAGCTGATGAG AGCCCGGCAGGACATTGTGAAACAGATGGAGCAGAATGCAGAGGAGCGGGCACTGAGGGCTGAGGAGCTGTACCAGGAGGgccagaggcagctggagcGACTGGAGCAGATGAAGAGGGAGGATCAGAAG GCCTGGGAGCAGAAACAGGAGCGACTAAAGCAAATCCATGCCGATATTAAACGTTTCAACATGGAGAGCCAGAGGCTGAAGGATCaacagagggagcaggagaggctggaggACGAGCGGGTGCTGGAGCAGCAACGGCAGAAGGCT GAGCGCGAGGCCACCTTGGAGGCGGAGCAGCAACAACTGCgcctggagaaggagaaggagctggccCGGCTCAGAGCCACACAGGAGCGGGCCCAGGCCTGGCAGGCAGAGCGG GATGCTCTGAGGGCCAAGAGGAACCAAGAGGTCGCAGACCGGGAATGGCGGCGGCGGGAGCTGGAGAAGGCGCGGAagaaggctgagctggagcagcagctgaagcaggaccagctggagcaggtggcCCAAAAGGAGCAGTACCTGGCCATGCAGGTGCAGCAAGACCGCCAGGAATTCCAGAGGGTGCTCAG GGCCcatcaggagcagctgcagcgggagaagctggagcaggagcagagggagctccGGCAGCGTGCCCATGCCGCAGATCTCCGGCGGCagatccaggagctgcagcagcagcggcagcggcagcgggcggcCTTCATTGAGGAGggccggcagcagcagcaggaggtccAGCAGCGCAGCCAGCGCCTCGCCCACTTCAGgcagcagaagctgcaggaGTTCAG AGCCACGGGAATTCCTGACAAGTATTTTGCCCAGGTGGAGCGCAGGGCCCGGAGCCGAGCCAGCAGAGCCCCCTCCtag